One Thermoplasma volcanium GSS1 genomic window carries:
- a CDS encoding 3'-5' exonuclease, with product MQSQLTDNLRAFVKQIKKSELISFDIETLVEDGKFLNNENIIAISYCTGDLNCNVFVAESEGEEETILQNFDLLLGNVKPAIILGYNHTGYDIPLISYKIRNFKDYKFWNIREYFGSAYTLDVMYLVKNLTGKIMKLEDAISLYLGKSELEAKMIPSLNGMGKGEAIKYLWKNERKKFETYSLNDSISTLKIFYKIMCDG from the coding sequence GTGCAGTCTCAACTCACTGATAATTTAAGAGCTTTCGTTAAACAAATCAAGAAATCAGAGTTAATATCATTCGACATAGAGACGCTTGTAGAAGACGGGAAGTTTTTGAACAACGAAAATATAATTGCTATATCGTATTGTACAGGAGATCTTAATTGCAATGTGTTTGTGGCAGAATCTGAAGGGGAAGAGGAGACTATTCTCCAGAATTTTGATTTACTGCTGGGAAATGTAAAACCTGCAATAATACTGGGATATAATCATACAGGATACGATATACCTCTTATATCCTATAAGATAAGGAACTTCAAAGACTACAAATTCTGGAATATCAGAGAATACTTCGGTTCTGCATACACTTTAGACGTTATGTATTTAGTCAAGAATTTGACAGGCAAGATAATGAAGCTTGAGGATGCAATATCACTTTACCTTGGGAAAAGTGAACTTGAGGCAAAGATGATACCTTCACTCAATGGGATGGGAAAGGGGGAAGCAATAAAATACCTTTGGAAAAATGAAAGAAAAAAATTCGAAACATATTCTCTTAACGATTCTATTTCTACATTAAAAATATTCTACAAAATTATGTGTGATGGATAG
- a CDS encoding Lrp/AsnC family transcriptional regulator has protein sequence MDEKDLQILNYLMENGRDKISDMSRTLDIPRVTIYERMQNMIKSGIIKKFTIVPDYKALGIPVVAFILVAYTPKDGISQRDLAAKIATFKEVENVYIIAGEWDLLIKVRESSTEAIGNFVLDKLREMPGIERAQTITVFSEVK, from the coding sequence ATGGATGAGAAAGACCTCCAAATACTTAACTACCTGATGGAAAACGGCCGAGACAAGATATCTGATATGTCACGTACACTAGATATCCCGAGGGTAACGATATATGAGAGAATGCAGAACATGATCAAGAGTGGCATAATAAAGAAATTTACAATAGTACCGGACTACAAGGCTCTCGGCATTCCTGTAGTTGCATTTATACTTGTGGCTTATACGCCAAAGGATGGCATTTCACAGAGGGATCTAGCAGCTAAGATAGCGACGTTTAAAGAGGTAGAAAATGTGTATATAATCGCTGGGGAATGGGATCTGCTGATAAAGGTACGAGAATCATCAACTGAAGCCATAGGAAACTTTGTCCTAGATAAACTGCGAGAGATGCCTGGCATAGAAAGAGCTCAGACAATAACGGTATTCTCGGAGGTAAAATAA
- the psmB gene encoding archaeal proteasome endopeptidase complex subunit beta: MNQTLETGTTTVGITLTDAVIMATERRVTMENFIMHKNGKKLFQIDTYTGMTIAGLVGDAQVLVRYMKAELELYRLQRRVNMPIEAVATLLSNMLNQVKYMPYMVQLLVGGIDTSPHVFSIDAAGGSVEDIYASTGSGSPFVYGVLESQYNEKLSIDEGVDLVIRAISAAKQRDSASGGMIDVAVITKKDGYVQLPTEQIEARIKKLGLIL, from the coding sequence ATGAATCAGACTTTAGAAACTGGTACAACTACAGTTGGTATTACGCTAACAGATGCCGTAATCATGGCGACTGAAAGAAGAGTGACCATGGAGAACTTCATTATGCACAAGAACGGAAAAAAACTATTCCAAATAGACACTTATACTGGTATGACTATTGCAGGACTAGTTGGAGATGCACAGGTTCTTGTTAGATACATGAAGGCTGAACTTGAGCTTTACAGGTTGCAGAGAAGAGTAAATATGCCTATAGAGGCAGTTGCCACACTTCTATCGAATATGCTGAACCAAGTCAAGTATATGCCATATATGGTCCAATTGCTTGTTGGAGGGATAGATACTAGTCCTCATGTATTTTCTATCGATGCCGCAGGCGGTTCAGTTGAGGATATCTACGCCAGCACCGGTTCTGGATCTCCATTTGTTTATGGTGTACTGGAGAGCCAGTACAACGAAAAGCTATCCATAGATGAGGGTGTCGATCTCGTAATCAGGGCCATAAGCGCGGCTAAGCAAAGGGATTCGGCCTCCGGTGGCATGATTGACGTTGCCGTAATAACTAAAAAGGATGGCTACGTACAGCTGCCGACCGAGCAAATAGAGGCCAGAATCAAAAAGCTTGGTTTAATTTTATAA
- a CDS encoding MFS transporter yields the protein MDGAYKLLAISVTSIGSFLAVINSTSLLISLPTIMISLHTTFLFIIWVLVIYPLVMTIGSPIFGRYSDFIGRKQLYGLGYIFFTIGSLLASSSINIDMLIAARAIQGLGGSLLFSNSLAIIADAFRQDELKWAIGTNSLIIGFATAIGPLVGGILTVLNWRYVFVFNVPFGIAGYFMSLKIHDIEKRQVKAAKLPSVFFSIFIILLIIYMTFAPPNNWISFSGLAYIISIAVSFILFIYFTGRSENSLIDISLFKIREFAVQAISTFLNSITRYSILLIAIIMLQGPLSLSPLTSSLMVMPYAVALSLASYFVGRVHRKGMEDHLIYAGLFLSFFGSFMLFFVRDASLPFYIGITLVGFGIGIFYTPSNAILMSTAPPNKRGSAAGLRTVILNLGSVIGMSMVFSVVAALVPESALSSAFLGVKIAQVNAVKPDFLDGIGLSFLISGLSSLLAAVIVSISHMKRAKSSAVSTH from the coding sequence ATGGATGGCGCTTATAAGCTACTGGCAATATCAGTTACTAGCATAGGATCGTTCCTTGCAGTCATCAACAGTACATCTCTTCTTATATCATTGCCAACGATAATGATCAGCCTTCACACAACATTTCTATTTATAATCTGGGTGCTGGTTATTTATCCCCTAGTTATGACTATCGGATCACCAATATTTGGAAGGTATTCTGATTTTATAGGAAGAAAACAGCTGTATGGGCTCGGATACATATTTTTTACAATAGGATCTCTGCTAGCCTCATCTAGTATAAATATTGACATGCTCATAGCCGCTAGGGCTATACAGGGGCTCGGTGGCTCTCTTCTCTTCTCAAATAGCTTAGCCATAATAGCTGATGCATTCAGGCAAGATGAGCTAAAATGGGCCATAGGCACGAATAGTTTAATAATAGGTTTTGCCACTGCAATCGGGCCGCTTGTAGGCGGCATACTCACTGTTCTTAACTGGAGATACGTCTTTGTCTTCAATGTTCCGTTCGGTATAGCAGGCTACTTTATGTCTTTGAAAATACACGACATAGAGAAGAGACAGGTAAAAGCTGCCAAGCTCCCATCCGTATTCTTCTCGATATTCATCATTCTCCTAATAATATACATGACCTTTGCTCCGCCTAACAATTGGATATCGTTTTCTGGGCTTGCGTACATTATATCAATTGCAGTTTCATTTATCCTATTCATCTATTTTACAGGGAGATCTGAGAATTCCCTCATTGATATATCACTTTTCAAGATCCGGGAGTTTGCTGTCCAAGCCATTTCAACTTTCCTGAACTCGATAACTAGATACTCGATACTGCTTATAGCTATAATAATGCTTCAAGGGCCTCTATCATTGAGTCCCTTAACATCGAGTTTGATGGTAATGCCTTATGCTGTGGCCTTGAGTTTGGCATCATATTTCGTGGGCAGAGTCCACCGCAAAGGTATGGAAGACCACTTAATTTATGCAGGGCTCTTCCTTTCATTCTTCGGATCGTTCATGCTCTTCTTCGTACGGGATGCTTCCCTTCCGTTCTATATTGGCATTACGCTGGTTGGTTTCGGTATAGGTATATTCTATACACCGAGCAATGCCATACTTATGTCTACTGCCCCGCCAAATAAGAGAGGTTCAGCTGCTGGCCTTAGGACAGTCATACTTAACTTAGGTTCGGTTATAGGTATGTCTATGGTATTTTCAGTAGTCGCTGCATTAGTTCCGGAATCAGCATTGAGCTCAGCATTCCTTGGTGTGAAGATAGCCCAAGTTAATGCTGTAAAACCAGACTTTTTAGACGGGATAGGCTTATCCTTCCTTATATCGGGCCTTTCTTCCCTTCTTGCAGCCGTGATAGTATCCATAAGTCATATGAAAAGGGCGAAATCCAGTGCAGTCTCAACTCACTGA
- a CDS encoding ribbon-helix-helix domain-containing protein — protein MLNKDVKLTLRISEEEINEIDEFLNLNPEFGSRSEFIRHAVMQYISSKRISVVKDDLQKTHEGLILDENSKLIIKTAIENGFFKDENDLISAVLRESLEPFVLKFVKKKSKNMSDLMKALASFENFKQAGATARKDGR, from the coding sequence TTGCTCAATAAGGACGTTAAGCTGACCTTGAGAATTTCAGAAGAAGAAATAAACGAAATCGATGAATTCTTAAATCTTAATCCCGAGTTCGGAAGCAGGTCAGAGTTTATAAGGCATGCTGTTATGCAGTACATCTCGAGCAAAAGAATATCTGTGGTTAAGGATGATCTACAAAAAACCCACGAAGGTTTAATTTTGGATGAAAATTCAAAACTTATTATAAAGACTGCCATAGAAAATGGATTCTTTAAAGATGAAAACGATCTAATCTCAGCAGTTTTGCGAGAGTCACTAGAACCGTTCGTCCTTAAGTTCGTTAAGAAAAAATCCAAGAACATGAGCGATTTGATGAAGGCGCTTGCATCCTTTGAAAATTTTAAACAAGCAGGCGCCACCGCACGAAAGGACGGGAGGTGA
- a CDS encoding translation initiation factor IF-2 subunit beta — MTDSYDKLLEKAKDVLSSSTKNIDRLKIPEPEIIREGKATIIRNFQDIIDIINRDPDQVIKFLTRELGTNIVQNGRRLIINKKVTLEELQEKMNEYINTYVRCYECGSLDTEIQKSGRVSLLVCKACGAQHPIHTVKEFKEEEGIEEGKEYTVEISEVGSSGEGRASFRGFTIFVPGTKKGETVKVKIKKIKNDVAIAEVVSRTSDKK; from the coding sequence ATGACTGACAGCTACGACAAGCTTCTTGAGAAGGCTAAAGATGTTTTATCAAGCTCAACGAAGAATATAGATAGGCTTAAGATACCAGAACCAGAGATCATAAGGGAAGGAAAAGCCACGATAATTCGAAATTTTCAGGATATAATTGACATAATCAACAGAGACCCGGATCAAGTAATAAAATTCCTCACAAGAGAATTAGGAACGAACATAGTCCAAAATGGCCGAAGGCTTATTATAAATAAAAAAGTGACGCTTGAGGAATTGCAAGAAAAGATGAACGAATACATTAACACATATGTCAGGTGCTACGAATGTGGATCGCTGGACACGGAGATACAAAAGTCTGGTAGGGTATCATTACTTGTGTGCAAAGCGTGTGGCGCACAGCACCCCATACATACAGTTAAAGAATTCAAAGAAGAGGAAGGCATAGAAGAGGGCAAGGAATACACGGTAGAAATATCGGAAGTGGGAAGTTCAGGCGAGGGCCGTGCATCTTTCAGAGGATTCACAATATTCGTACCCGGAACAAAAAAAGGAGAGACTGTTAAAGTAAAAATAAAGAAAATCAAAAACGATGTAGCGATTGCGGAAGTTGTTTCTAGGACTTCTGATAAGAAATAG
- a CDS encoding oligosaccharide flippase family protein: protein MFTKKSPILVTQNIINAIAGYIGLFFITRYVGITIWGFVAFGMGFTGIFSLATELGFSSAYTKSISEGKDVEEATNTFFAVKLVLAVIFVILALSALFFWTDVLHRGFQNPVEFWVIIALIPYYFFGTLLSIPKSYYSSTFSSYRQVLPSIVEAISRNGLFVAIGVIYEYRLFRFPDADLAIVIGSVYSITYTVYYIYMMYLGRPWHLGRPNKEMLKYFAIIALPLAASSGISTINGNIDKIIVQFYWHADATSALYTSQIIGTSLISFSGAISGFFVPVLSRKEKSKDIMYEAPDLERFISLFILPFVIALSVFSVYFLNIFSAGYRPYYLILVFVALGNYIGIITGPYVSQIIASGKTWNIAKITTPSIIANIALNFIFVPPSLFGYTHLSMGYTGTAFASLIVAIGDYIVYKYIYSKNVMHIGYRILRQAIPSFAEILYGYILLMYIHPYSFFVLLLVSLAAVFIFFGISIAIGEITKDEFVEFLTNLNPLLIPKRVKEEREADLRNKGEK from the coding sequence TTGTTTACTAAAAAATCCCCCATTTTGGTTACTCAAAACATAATAAACGCCATTGCAGGCTATATCGGTCTCTTTTTTATAACAAGGTATGTTGGGATAACAATATGGGGGTTCGTAGCCTTCGGCATGGGGTTTACCGGCATATTTTCCCTTGCCACTGAATTAGGCTTTAGTAGCGCATATACGAAGAGTATTTCAGAAGGGAAGGATGTAGAGGAAGCTACTAATACATTTTTTGCTGTAAAACTCGTACTTGCTGTTATATTCGTTATACTTGCCCTCTCCGCATTGTTTTTCTGGACGGACGTCCTTCATCGAGGCTTCCAGAATCCAGTTGAGTTTTGGGTAATAATAGCTCTGATACCCTATTACTTTTTTGGTACGCTGTTATCGATCCCAAAGTCATACTATTCGTCTACGTTTTCCTCGTATAGGCAGGTCCTGCCGTCAATCGTAGAGGCCATTTCCAGGAATGGTTTGTTTGTTGCTATCGGGGTCATATACGAATATAGGCTCTTCAGGTTTCCAGATGCAGATTTAGCTATAGTTATAGGTTCTGTATATTCGATCACTTATACAGTATACTATATTTATATGATGTACCTGGGCCGGCCATGGCACTTGGGCAGGCCGAATAAGGAGATGTTAAAATATTTTGCAATAATCGCTTTGCCTTTAGCAGCGTCCTCTGGCATATCTACGATAAACGGCAATATAGATAAAATAATCGTACAATTTTACTGGCACGCAGATGCAACGAGCGCTCTATATACATCACAGATTATAGGTACTTCACTAATATCATTCTCTGGTGCGATAAGCGGTTTCTTCGTGCCCGTTTTATCAAGAAAGGAAAAGAGTAAGGACATAATGTATGAAGCGCCTGACTTAGAGAGGTTTATTTCGTTGTTTATTCTTCCTTTCGTTATAGCGCTATCAGTATTTTCTGTGTATTTCTTAAATATCTTTAGCGCAGGCTATCGCCCTTACTACTTGATCCTCGTATTCGTTGCATTGGGCAATTATATAGGTATAATAACTGGACCCTATGTCAGTCAAATAATTGCCTCTGGAAAAACCTGGAATATTGCGAAAATAACCACGCCTTCGATAATAGCCAATATTGCACTTAACTTTATATTTGTGCCACCTTCGCTCTTTGGTTATACGCACCTATCTATGGGGTATACGGGTACAGCTTTTGCATCTCTTATTGTTGCGATCGGTGATTATATAGTGTATAAATACATTTATAGTAAAAATGTGATGCATATAGGATACCGCATTCTAAGACAGGCAATTCCTTCGTTTGCGGAAATTCTATACGGATACATTCTTCTTATGTATATCCATCCGTATTCCTTTTTTGTGCTGCTTTTAGTATCTTTAGCAGCTGTATTTATATTTTTCGGAATTTCAATAGCAATAGGAGAAATTACAAAGGATGAGTTTGTAGAATTCTTGACAAATCTAAATCCGCTGCTTATTCCCAAGAGAGTAAAAGAAGAAAGAGAGGCGGATTTAAGAAATAAAGGAGAAAAATGA
- a CDS encoding CBS domain-containing protein translates to MVLYASDIMRKYTKTFRPDTTAYEAAVVMAQDHVGFLIVEDETGIRGMVTEWDYINKIISKDLNPKNVRVEEIMNSPIISITPDTPTFKVAEIMSKNGIRRLPVMEKNKLVGVVTSRDILRAFKDYMDSISDIISRFGNL, encoded by the coding sequence ATGGTACTTTACGCTTCGGACATTATGAGAAAATATACGAAGACATTTAGGCCCGATACGACAGCTTATGAAGCGGCAGTTGTTATGGCTCAGGATCACGTTGGCTTTCTTATAGTAGAGGATGAAACAGGCATAAGAGGCATGGTTACAGAATGGGATTATATCAATAAGATCATATCCAAAGACCTAAACCCAAAGAATGTAAGGGTAGAGGAGATAATGAATTCACCAATTATTTCTATAACTCCTGATACGCCAACCTTCAAGGTAGCGGAGATTATGAGCAAAAACGGAATAAGAAGGCTCCCTGTTATGGAAAAAAACAAGCTGGTCGGAGTCGTTACTTCACGTGATATACTTAGGGCATTTAAAGACTATATGGATAGTATATCTGATATAATCTCTAGATTCGGAAATCTCTGA
- a CDS encoding beta-CASP ribonuclease aCPSF1, with the protein MGFRDYLAETRQIFDRLYPDNKITEIDYEGPTIVVYTKDPELFAKRDDLARQIAQEIRRRIAIRPDPSILTAEDQARAEIEKIIPKEAGLEDIYFEGDTGEVVIEVDEPSIITARNTEYVQEIKARTQWSPRIVRAPPMYSHTVKEIREYMRDIKQERKEFLHNLGVKLSGPPLVGETWVRLTALGGHSEVGRSATLVSTKNSKVLIDCGMMNVGPDADPWDAAPYLYVPEVQPLSSIDAVILTHAHLDHSGLLPLLFKYGYDGPVYMTQPTRDLAVLLQDDYIKVARMEGGKVPYESKYIREELKHTITLRYGETTDITRDMRLTFYNAGHILGSASVHLHIGDGLYNVVLSGDVKFEKTWLFNPANNKFPRAETFMTESTYGGRDDYSFTREEATETLVDVINRTHDRGGSVLIPVFAVGRSQEVMIVLEDAMRNGRIPQMNVYLDGMIMEATAIHAAYPEYLNKELREAIMVRKENPFLSQIFKKVETREQREDIAEDPESKVVLATSGMMNGGPVMEYFKAWAGNPKHTLVFVGYQADGTMGKRIQSGAKEVTISEGGKTVTYQINMDVETAEGFSGHSTKKQLLAYIATMQPKPKKILVNHGDNGKTAEFARLVRQRFNIESYALKNLETIRLL; encoded by the coding sequence ATGGGTTTTCGCGATTACCTGGCAGAGACCAGGCAAATATTTGATCGACTGTATCCAGACAATAAGATAACAGAGATAGACTATGAAGGCCCCACAATAGTCGTTTATACTAAAGATCCAGAATTATTTGCCAAGCGAGATGACCTTGCCAGGCAGATAGCGCAGGAGATAAGGCGGAGGATAGCTATAAGACCGGACCCTTCGATCCTTACGGCGGAGGATCAAGCTAGGGCAGAGATAGAAAAAATAATACCAAAGGAAGCTGGTCTTGAGGATATATACTTTGAAGGAGACACAGGAGAAGTAGTTATAGAAGTTGATGAACCATCCATAATAACTGCTAGGAATACTGAGTACGTACAAGAGATAAAGGCTAGGACACAATGGTCTCCTAGGATCGTCAGGGCCCCTCCAATGTATTCACACACCGTAAAGGAAATACGGGAATATATGAGGGACATCAAACAGGAGAGAAAGGAGTTTTTGCATAACCTTGGTGTAAAGCTCTCCGGGCCACCTCTTGTCGGCGAAACGTGGGTAAGATTGACAGCTCTTGGCGGCCACTCTGAAGTTGGCAGGAGTGCGACGCTCGTGTCTACCAAGAATTCAAAGGTTCTCATAGATTGCGGGATGATGAACGTCGGTCCAGACGCAGATCCGTGGGATGCTGCACCGTATCTATACGTTCCAGAGGTGCAGCCACTCAGCAGTATAGATGCAGTGATATTAACGCACGCGCACCTGGACCATTCGGGACTCCTTCCACTTCTCTTCAAGTACGGTTACGATGGTCCGGTATATATGACGCAGCCGACTAGAGATCTTGCAGTCCTCCTCCAGGATGATTATATAAAGGTAGCGAGAATGGAGGGCGGCAAGGTTCCGTACGAATCAAAGTATATACGTGAGGAGTTAAAACATACTATAACTCTCAGATACGGCGAAACTACGGATATAACAAGAGATATGCGGCTTACGTTTTATAATGCGGGCCATATACTTGGATCTGCATCCGTACATCTTCACATCGGTGACGGCTTATACAACGTAGTGCTCTCTGGTGACGTTAAGTTTGAGAAAACCTGGTTGTTCAATCCTGCCAACAACAAATTCCCTAGGGCAGAAACGTTTATGACCGAGTCGACTTATGGCGGTAGAGACGATTATTCCTTCACGAGAGAAGAAGCTACGGAAACTCTAGTGGATGTTATTAATAGGACACATGACAGAGGAGGATCGGTTCTTATTCCAGTCTTTGCGGTGGGAAGAAGCCAAGAAGTCATGATAGTTCTAGAAGACGCAATGCGAAACGGTAGGATCCCCCAGATGAACGTATACCTTGACGGAATGATAATGGAAGCTACAGCAATACATGCTGCTTATCCGGAATACCTCAACAAAGAATTGCGCGAGGCAATCATGGTTAGAAAGGAGAATCCCTTCCTAAGCCAAATATTTAAAAAAGTAGAGACAAGAGAGCAAAGGGAAGATATAGCTGAAGACCCAGAAAGCAAAGTTGTGTTGGCTACCTCAGGTATGATGAACGGTGGGCCGGTGATGGAGTATTTCAAAGCATGGGCAGGAAATCCAAAGCATACCCTTGTATTCGTAGGTTATCAGGCAGACGGTACAATGGGCAAGAGGATACAGAGTGGCGCTAAAGAAGTAACTATTAGCGAAGGCGGAAAAACCGTGACCTACCAAATCAATATGGACGTAGAGACAGCAGAAGGATTCTCTGGCCACTCCACAAAAAAACAGTTGTTAGCCTATATAGCTACTATGCAGCCAAAGCCGAAAAAGATTTTAGTTAATCACGGAGACAATGGAAAAACTGCAGAATTTGCCAGATTGGTGAGGCAAAGATTCAACATAGAAAGTTATGCCCTTAAAAATTTAGAAACGATAAGGTTGCTATGA
- a CDS encoding cell division GTPase yields the protein MRLIQRRSVFREERYIDPPTVAHEYYSCRTNVVVVSFGNAGFRILRKMNPIDIRNVESYAVFRGTPARNSYYNGSLNVKGREISFEVYSIENIKNPFLKYSANPIKIMDGLTEEDALYAAQKLKSTGISFVLVSGFGGSFAQYAHSKFLEILNKSGREALSIIVVPSSKEGNRREKAISAINDLRATGNNIVVFDNDKFSFGYNFQNIMEKIEKANTMIANRLDEYISEISLSIDRLKYAIISG from the coding sequence GTGAGGCTTATTCAAAGAAGATCAGTATTCAGAGAAGAAAGGTATATCGATCCTCCAACAGTTGCACACGAATACTATTCCTGCAGGACGAACGTCGTTGTTGTCTCGTTTGGTAATGCAGGATTCAGAATATTAAGAAAAATGAACCCTATAGATATTAGAAACGTTGAAAGCTATGCAGTGTTTAGAGGCACACCTGCCAGAAATTCCTACTATAACGGAAGCTTGAATGTAAAGGGAAGAGAAATTTCATTTGAAGTCTATTCCATAGAGAATATAAAGAACCCTTTTCTCAAATACTCAGCTAACCCCATAAAGATAATGGATGGGCTTACTGAAGAAGACGCTTTGTACGCAGCGCAGAAATTAAAGAGTACAGGAATATCGTTTGTACTTGTCAGCGGTTTTGGCGGTTCTTTCGCTCAATATGCTCATTCAAAATTCCTCGAAATATTAAACAAATCTGGTAGGGAGGCTTTGAGTATAATTGTCGTACCATCTTCTAAAGAGGGCAACAGAAGAGAGAAGGCCATAAGCGCAATAAACGATCTGCGAGCTACTGGCAATAACATAGTTGTCTTTGACAACGATAAATTCAGTTTTGGGTATAATTTTCAGAATATAATGGAAAAAATAGAAAAGGCGAATACAATGATAGCCAATCGCCTAGATGAATATATATCGGAGATATCCTTAAGCATAGACAGATTGAAATATGCCATAATATCTGGATAA
- a CDS encoding asparagine synthetase A — MEAKEISDLVYEVNSHLEKPELQRALKIESSVRSYLSDYLKGRGFIEVPPVIISVLTDPLNHPVYDPTIDYYGYKYSITKSMIFHKHILTKHFGKIFTFSPNIRLEEEDKAETGRHLSEFTQLDLEIRDATREDVMSLGEEMIVELFSKIKKTHSDDLKFFGRDLRIPKKPFERIRYKDAEKEYGGDFESILSKEKKEPFWIIDIPLEKREFYDREDPQRPGILVDMDLVYPEGFGEALSGGEREYKLDRIIERIHKKRQTEEQFKWYIEFAKDGLYPSAGFGIGIERLTRYICGLSRIEDVHPFPKVPGKLSL, encoded by the coding sequence ATGGAAGCAAAAGAAATAAGCGACCTTGTATATGAAGTGAATTCGCATTTAGAAAAGCCAGAACTGCAACGGGCATTGAAAATAGAGAGTTCTGTAAGATCTTATCTCTCCGATTACCTCAAAGGAAGAGGGTTTATTGAAGTCCCTCCAGTAATAATTTCAGTGCTTACAGATCCATTGAACCATCCGGTCTACGATCCTACGATCGACTATTATGGGTATAAATATTCGATCACTAAAAGCATGATATTCCACAAACATATTCTCACCAAGCACTTCGGCAAAATTTTTACCTTCTCTCCTAACATAAGGCTTGAAGAAGAAGACAAGGCAGAAACTGGAAGGCATTTATCCGAATTTACTCAGCTAGATCTCGAGATAAGGGATGCTACACGTGAAGATGTAATGTCATTAGGGGAGGAGATGATTGTTGAATTATTCTCAAAAATTAAAAAGACGCACTCCGATGACCTTAAGTTCTTTGGAAGAGATCTCCGTATTCCTAAGAAACCATTTGAAAGAATACGATATAAAGATGCAGAAAAAGAGTACGGAGGCGACTTCGAGAGTATACTCTCCAAAGAAAAGAAAGAACCTTTCTGGATAATAGATATCCCTTTGGAAAAAAGAGAATTTTATGACAGAGAAGACCCGCAGAGACCTGGTATACTAGTTGACATGGATCTGGTATACCCAGAAGGTTTCGGTGAAGCCCTGTCTGGAGGTGAGAGAGAGTATAAGCTGGATCGGATTATCGAAAGGATCCATAAAAAGAGGCAAACAGAAGAACAGTTCAAATGGTACATAGAATTTGCAAAAGACGGCCTATATCCTTCAGCTGGCTTTGGCATAGGCATTGAGAGGTTAACTAGGTACATATGCGGTCTCAGTAGAATAGAGGATGTACATCCATTTCCAAAGGTACCTGGAAAGCTTTCGCTATAA
- the fsa gene encoding fructose-6-phosphate aldolase yields the protein MKIFLDTANISEIKEGIDLGLVDGVTTNPTLISKEAGGSKKYAEIIKEILKIVDGPVSVEVVSTKSDGMVEEARKIHALGDNAVVKIPMTDEGLKAIRKLSQENIETNCTLVFNPIQALLAAKSGATYVSPFVGRLDDIGQDGMQIIDEIKTIFNNYIIKTQILVASVRNPIHVLRAAIIGADVVTIPFSVLKLLIKHPKTDEGLTRFLEDWKKVSPDGKFII from the coding sequence ATGAAAATATTTCTTGATACTGCAAATATCAGCGAAATAAAGGAGGGTATAGATCTAGGCCTTGTTGATGGAGTAACAACGAATCCCACGCTTATATCAAAAGAAGCCGGCGGGAGCAAGAAATATGCAGAGATAATTAAGGAAATACTGAAGATAGTGGATGGCCCAGTAAGCGTCGAAGTAGTCTCCACCAAATCAGACGGCATGGTCGAGGAGGCCAGGAAGATACACGCATTGGGCGACAATGCAGTTGTAAAGATACCGATGACCGACGAAGGCCTAAAAGCCATAAGAAAGTTGAGCCAGGAAAACATAGAAACCAACTGCACCCTTGTCTTTAATCCAATACAGGCCCTTCTTGCAGCAAAGAGCGGGGCTACTTATGTGTCTCCGTTTGTAGGAAGGTTAGACGATATAGGCCAAGACGGGATGCAAATAATAGACGAAATAAAGACCATATTTAACAACTACATCATAAAGACACAGATACTTGTCGCTTCTGTGCGGAATCCAATTCACGTGCTGAGGGCAGCTATAATTGGTGCAGACGTTGTAACGATACCATTCAGCGTACTTAAACTACTGATAAAGCATCCAAAGACCGATGAAGGCCTTACTCGTTTCTTAGAAGATTGGAAAAAAGTATCTCCTGACGGTAAATTTATAATTTAA